ctcaactttccttcttgttcctgcacagaaatattaaaatgttttgtcctgaagggtattTGCAAGTTGTTGATTTGACGACTTGAGATGTTCTGctatccacccccccccatttttataaTCGACAGTTCATATTAATTGCTTTTACCACATTGATGTTTTGCTGCTCTTTAATGATTGAGTGTCCTTTATACTACTGGATTTGGGTGGGTAAAGTTTTAAtcttctgtattttatcttttaacatTTCTAAGCCACCTTGAGTGTTGTTTTTAATAGACATGTAGGATTAAAgtgtcctaaataaataaatcagtattaTTATTCATGGCTTAATTATCTAgccatactttttttttaaactgcagaACACCTAACTGCAGGCCTGCTTTTACAAAGGAAAGGCTGCTTTGAGCCAGTTATTTTTCAaatatattattgtattatttgaAGGTCCAGGTTTTTTAGTACAATATTGTGGCAGGAGTGCTGGATTATGAGGATGTGCCCTAAGGTTCAAATATTTACTTGAGAAGACAACAGAAGGCAATGTACAACTCAATCCACAAATGATAAACAATTCAGTCACGTGCACAAGGCACTACACAAATGATTTAATATAATGATTCAGAAACAGAAGGCAAATGCCCAcatacaaaacaaaatgaaagggTCCCTTTCTCATTCTAAGACCTGTAGGGATCATTTTTCTCTTACAGTATCCTTTAGAAGCTCCTGTATGTGCCTCAAACTTCATTCTCCTGATGTTAGCCTTCCTAAACTTATCCCACTCATTATCATGCTCAGAAGTTCTACTTGGATTAAAAAATAATGGTCTGTCAATTAGAAAAGCTATTTGTTCTTCCATGTAACTAAACACCTCACCACTCCTAGAGGCCATGCTGAAAAATTCCCAAAAGACACAGCACCACAAAGAAGAGATTAAATACCCAACCAAATACATTGCCTTCATTTATTTTCTCAGCCTTTTAGTTTATCCTATTTCTCTTGGTTGGGGTATCTTCTTCCTTTTTGGTagtgcccaggggtcatttcgtagaaaaagaactgcaggaattcataacttattagcatatctcattagcatttgccacacaccctgacatcaccaaaAATGTGTCAGAAGGCAATACCCACTcttcaggcccctttccccaaaaatctccaggtatttcttgaaaataaagcagaatgaactcaaagcagcataccctcctctggagagccagccctagcagccctacttgcacggacgcactcactcacgagtcacgaatgaaaataaagcagcagaatgaattgaagcagcttactctcctttgGCGATCCAGGCCCTGtagcccagcttgctctctctctctctctctctctctcacacacacacacacacacacaagtcacaaatgaaaataaagcagcagaatgaattgaagcagcttaccctcctttggcgaTCCAGGCCccgtagcccagcttgcactctctcactctctctttctctctctctccccacaagttacgaatgaaaataaagcagcagaatgaattgaagcagcttagcctcctttggagatccaagctcAGCAACCCAGCTtgcactctcactcactcactctcactaaTGAAAATAacgcagcagaatgaattgaagcagcttaccctcctttggagatcccagcccagcagcccagcttgcactcacccACTCttacgaatgaaaataaagcagcagaatgcattgaagcagcttagcctcctttggagggcaggcagaggggaggaaaaggaatcatgtgggtggggccaacccccccccagctctaccagaacaccgttccggcgcgttccctctccaaatgagccctggtagtgCAAAATCTCTACATGTTCATGAGATTCAGTTTGTGGCCTTCAGCTGATGACTTGTAGCCTAATCTCTTTTGTTGAAATGAAATGTGGGATGCTATATTCACCACCCTGATTTCTTTCAAGGAAGGAATAATaaattgtcattttttaaaaaagaaaactgtgaACAAAACTATGGTGCAGCATTCATTCAACTAAGGCATGAGCCACTTGTGACTACAAATGCAACAGCTGAAAATGAACTACAGCAAACGAGTGAATTCAGTGGTGATTTGAAATTAGTAACCATGAAAAGTAATGTGTATATATCATATACTGTTTGCCAGTAACCTGAATCCATATTGTGTGAACTGCCTTTTAGGTCTGTTTGAAACAATTGAATTTCTTGAGTTGAGAATATTTACCAATGAACCTGTCTCATTGTGGTAAATGAGTGCTTGCCTAAAATTGTCCAAGTATATAGAGTGGCAGTCATTTATAAGTTCAGAGCATTATGGAATTGAGTTTTCAGCTTACTAGTTGTTTGGCTGTAATATTGACACGAAGCGtctgtaaacccccccccccttttttttttttaaattgcctaattattctgttttatctcaggtattacccaggtcagtgtgaATGGGTTTACTGCCCTGGAGATGCCATATCTTCTGTTGCAGCTTCTGAGAAGAGTACTGGGAAAATATTCATATATGATGGACGAGGAAACAATCAACCTCTTCATGTTTTTGATAAGCTCCACACAGCCTCCCTTACTCAGATACGACTGAACTCTGTCTATAAAGTCATTGTATCTTCTGACAAGTCTGGAATGATTGAATACTGGACTGGGCCTTCCCATGAATACAAATTTCCCAAAAATGTAAACTGGGAGTATAAAACAGACACAGACTTGTATGAATTTGCTAAATGTAAAGCATACCCAACTAGTATTTGTTTCTCACCTGATGGCAAAAAAATGGCTACCATTGGTTCTGATAGAAAAGTCagaatattcagatttttgacaGGAAAACTTATGAGGGTCTTTGATGAATCTTTGAGTGTAAGTTTTCAATACTTATTTCCACATTAATTTACTTACGGATGCAGATTATTTCTGAAATCATTCAATGATGTGAATGTGTGTGTAAAGAGAGAATATATTCTGCACTAGAATGCCAGCTGCTTAATTCACAAAAACTTACTAGtagactttttaattttttattaaaatgaccGACCCATTACTTCAGTAAAAATGACTACTATTAAattcaaaaaacatttttttaaaacaatgcgtTTGGAAGATTAACATATGTGAATGCTAATAGATTAACGGGTTGTCTTTCCTCATTTTAACTTTCAAATCAATATAACACTATTAGAGGACTACCATACACTGGGTAGACTAACAGCTTTcattaaatgttaaaataataagTATATTTTGATTATGTAAAGTGTCACAGGGCTATCATTTCATTTGAGAGAAAGTTTAGTATAGATGTGTACAGATGATTTTACTTATGGGTAAAAACCTCCCAATTGAAGAACGTTTTGAGCCCCTGAGCAGATGTGGAGTCCCACTACAAGTATCCCTATTTACAGTTGCACTAAGGTACAATCTAAATGGAAATCCCTAGTACTGGACTGCTCTGaaaccagtgtagtatagtggctagggtgatggactaggatctgggcagcccaggttcaattccctacttggccatggaagcttgctgggcgaccttgggctagtcacatcctctcagcctaacatacctcacagggttgttgtgaggaaaaaaatgaaggagcggagaatgatgtaagccactctggctTCCTATTGGGGGAAAAGGCGGGGTCtaaatgaattaatttttttttaaaaaaaatggaaattgtcTTATGTAAATAAGACAATTTAAAATAGTCTATAAAATAGTGCAagactcaccgaatgctggtgaCTTTgtagcatgatttctgatgtcacctagatgcaggcagttatgaggGTGTCACAAAAACGGCATCATGATGGGgtaatgtcagaaatcatgcaacgaagctgccagcattcggtgagtctTGTGCTATTTTagagacgtgtgaaaacagcctatttTCAGGTTTGAGTATTGTACTTGTTGGGCTAAATCCAGGTCAGGTTACGCTCGTGTCTTGTTTCTGTAGATGTTTACAGAGCTACAGCAGATGAGGCAACAGCTACCAGACATGGAATTTGGTCGGCGAATGGCTGTGGAGCGGGAGCTAGAAAAGGTTGATGCTGTAAGGTTAATTAACATCATTTTTGATGAAACCGGACACTTTGTGTTGTATGGGACAATGCTGGGAATTAAAGTGATAAACGTAGAAACGAACCGGTAAGTCTTGCTTACTCACTATTTAGTGTCTTCGATTATTTTATATTGCCCAgagatattttttctttattgcaCTGATTATTTGCTGTATTGTTTTCATGGATTTTGTAAGCTACATTCAAAGTTCTATATGAAAAGGCAGTGTAAAATATTTCAAAGAAATGTTCAAGTGCTCTGCTTATATAAGCTTGAGATGGGCATCACCTGAACGGCAGCTAATTAGAAATGTGCCATTTTGAAATAATGCACAATACAAGCTAAAAGAATCCTCTCATTCTCTTATTAAGGACCACctattgtgtgactggcccaaggtcacccagcaagcttctatggcatttgaacctgggtcctaaTCCAACTCTCtactacaccatgctgtgtcTTTTATGAAGAGTCTTATTGTTACCACATAATAAATCTAGTTTAATAGTTCATTGACTGCTCTTTCTATAAGCTGCAGAATTTCTAGACTTACTGGGGCAGTAAGAAGTTCTGGTTGTCTTGACAAACTTCATTGCAGAACTGCAGATAGGATACTGTAGGTAATTGGAATGGATATAGGATGTTCTGAAATATTGCACAGGAGTCATATTGGTTCACTGGCAATGGAATAGATAACTTCAGAATTTAGGAATTGTGAATGTGaatttttatttcctttgttgTAGATGTGTTAGAATCCTAGGCAAACAGGAAAACATCAGAGCTATGCAACTTGCTTTGTTTCAAGGTGTAGCAAAGAAACATCGTGCAGCCATTACTGTAGAAATGAAGGCATCTGAAAATCCTGTTCTCCAGAATATCCAAGCAGATCCAACCATAATTTGCACATCCTTCAAAAAGAACAGATTTTATATGGTAGGTGTATTATTTTATgtcttatttctttttcttggaTTTCCCTGTGCTAGTTTTGTCCTTGGGACAATTCCTGTATCTTAAAACTTAGTCTCAGTTTTGTACATACCATTTTACTTTTGTGAATGTAATTCGTTAGATCAAATTGGGGAAGTGCCCAAGTAGTTTTATATCACAGAAGCCATGTATAATCTCTTCTTCATTAGAATAGTTTCTAGAGCTTGGACCTCTAGACAGTTTTTCTTACAAATTGAGTGATTTTCTTAAGCTATCCCACTTCATAGCCTAGCAATTCTAGATTAATATCTAGTAACTCAAATCTTTCACCACCGTCATTAACAGTTACGTTGCTTTATCATTTTTGCTTCATCATTTTTTTTAGCACTTCCTTCTTTAGTCCCCCATTCCAACTTAAAACGCAACAAGACTTTGCTTATAATAGAGAAGTTACAATTCCATCCCTGGTTGCTCTATTTGGCCTATTTTGGATCACCTCCAATTCTATCATATCCCTTTTTGAGATGGAGCAAACAGtatttttttattgtggttgAGTCATAGTTTTATAATGACATCATAGTACTCACTTTTTGAATCTCAGTATACTTCCTAATATTGAACTTCTTTTTTGTGCTGACAGTATTGAATCTCAGTATACTTCCTAATATTGAACTTCTCTTTTGTGCTGACAGTATGCTCTGCCAACATTTTCAGGACACTTTCTACTACAGTCCAAAGATTTGTTTCATGAATGGGTCCCGTTACTGTCAGTGGTTTACAAAACAAGACAAATAACTCCTTAGCCCTGTTTAGAGCACATACAGAGTAAGATTCAGTTGTAGAacattatttttttctgaaaatgtAGAAATTCAGATGGGTAACTGTTGGTCCAGATTTacgttcagtagcaccttaaagaccaactggatttccaaggtatgagctttcaaaagtcagagctccctttgtcagatgtagAAGAAACATAGAAGAAAGCCTCAAATGTAATGGGATATCAAAGCAGCACATTCTAAGGCAGGAAGTAATAGTCGTGTTGTGCTTAAAGAAAAGATTGATTTAGTTGGTGGGGAAAGGATACTGAGGCTTCAgatattttaaaagctttctCTCTAAGAATAGGACTTGAGGCAATTGCTAGCCCAGAAGACGACTAGGTAGAAATTGAAGGAATTAGGTAAAGGATCAAGCTACATAGAGAGCCTTCGGACAGGTTACAGTGTATGATCCTTGGGATACCTGCCATTTCTGTGATTCCAACTTAAGGGTGAGAAAAAAGATGCTACTGCCTTTTCTTTCAGTTTACAAAACGTGAACCAGAAGACACCAAGAGTGCAGATTCTGACAGAGATGTATTTAATGAGAAACCATCTAAAGAAGAGGTCATGGCAGCCACTCAAGCTGAAGGGCCAAAAAGAGTTTCTGATAGTGCCATTGTCCACACGAGTATGGGAGATATTCATGTCAAGCTCTTCCCTGTTGAGTAAGTATATAAGCCACACCCCTGCCTTATTCAAACACTTTCTGTGATTGCTCATCATCTAGAATTGCTGTTGATCACCCACTGTAGATGGATCTGCATTTGATTATTCAATTTTGTTCTATTCCTTCACCTGCAATCAAAGACTACTACAATCGAAGTACAGTCACAGAATAAAGTTTTGCTGCCATTGCTTTCTTCCTGTTCTGCCCAGAAAACCTTTTTGGAAGGTCCTTCAGAATGGTGTTAGATGCAGGGACTCATGTAAGAACAAGGACAACTTTGGTTGATTTTCCCCCTCTGCTTCTGCATTGTCCTACACTGCATTCTTCGCACTTGGGAATCTTCCAACCCTCAGCCTGTCAAGAGGCTGCAGAATGACTAAAAAGGTGGCAAAGATTCCTTCTGTGGACTTTGCTCTAATTAGTGTGGATTCAAGCCACTACGATCCATCTTCCCACCTGGGTAAAATGTTCCTTGCACTCACATTTCCTGCATGTGAGATGATCAGAACCAATCTCAGGTTTGAAACTGCAGGTCTTCTGTGCCTGTCTTTGCTATCTTGTGCTTTGTGAAATCGGGAAGGTTTTTATAAGCTCTCCTCATTCCATTAATAAAAATGCACAGTATGGTTGCAAACAGTTACAAAGAATGGCTAGTAAACCAAGAACAATTGATCTGTTGTGGGTAATCCTGAAGTTAGTTCTTTAGAGAGGGTTTCTGTGGCAGGAAGGACCTGTCTTTGACAGCAGCATCTACAAGATACTAATTCAAAATATGAATGTGTTAATGCACCAAGCATTGTACTGATGCCTAAAAATTAAAATTTCAGATGCCCCAAAACAGTAGAAAACTTTTGCGTACACAGCAGGAATGGTTATTACAATGGACACACCTTTCACCGCATCATAAAGGTAAATGACAGCTAATTATCTTTTGTAGTATGTGTTGTGTAGTAATTTTCTAACCATAGGCCCATTCTAATGTTATAGTAGAATGTTACAGTAATGAGATGGCTGAGAGCTGATGTAGTAGAGTGTGCCTGTTCAAACTGCAGGTCAGGGATTACATATTTTTCAAAAGTTCCCCTCATGTTCTAGAGAAATTAGAGCCATTTGTCCTGATACAGTAGAGTTGGCTTTTACAGAGCAAATTAAGAGCTTGGAGGTGCTTATCGACCTAGCCTTGCTGATTTGAAAAGCAGGTTTGCAAAGTGGTCAAGAGTACCTTTTCTCAAGCCACAGCAACTCTCTCCTTTCTTAGGCTCAGCTGATCTGGCTACATTGATCTGTGCTTTTTTAACCTCATAGTTGGATTGCTGGTATGTGCTTTACACTGGGCTGTTGGTaaagacaacccagaaactgcagctggttcagaatgtatCGGTCTGATTATTATCAGGATCTAACCAAGAGGGACATATATTGTCCATTTTCAAACAcctacattggctgccagtttgttccAAGttataacctttaaagcccttcatggcttgggGCTTTGATAAAGGGGTAGATGCTATAGACTATACTAGTGTGCTATGCACTGTCTATTGCTGTATGTATATTCCTACTGAGTAGCTTCCACATAGTTTAATATATCAGATTGCTTAtgtaattgcttatgttttgtttcagcattgtatcagttctgtattagatttctgcctGTTTAGAGATTACTGCAGACTGTAcgctattttattattattgaatgttccagccgcTGATTGTGttgatttacagtgtaatccatcTTCAGCCTCAATGGGAAAGGTTGACTAAATAacaatagtagtaataataaattGAAAAGCTAGCTTAGCATCTAAAGGGCTAGACTTGAGCGCCATAGAGAAGCAGCTaacaaatactttaaataaatagatgagaACATTTCCCTGTGGATGCATTAACTTCTTGTTTTCAGGGAGCTGTTGCAGGTTGGGAGTCATTAAAAATGTGGCTCCTTTACCactgtctgaagtggtacagctcattctgccacctcattgcACAATGTGTGGAAACTAGGTCTCAGTTCAGTAACATTGCCTTGTTGAAATGTTTTGGGTCAGAAAGCTGGGTTACTTCTATCTTTGATTTACTAGTCCCAGAATGGCTGGGACTAGTATAGCATGACAAATATAATCAAGATCTACATGTGGATTTTGTGAAGAAATTTGTGGCCACATTTCCAATGTGTATTTACAGCATATCAGGCACTGGGATGAAATAGGTGCCTGCAAACTGCTACAGACATGActccatgcatttttaaaatgtacaccccagcagcattcgatacagttgattatgatcttttgactcactgcctcaccgatgtgaggatacgagggactgccttacagtggcttgtctcttttctccatggtcagggacagagggtggcgcttggggagaaattgtcatctcgccacccattggtgtgtgggtccctgcatcagtatgcagatgacacccagttatatctgatgatggaaggCCAGCCCGACTCggccccagatgccctggaacatgcgtttgcagctgtgactggttggttgagacagtCGGCTGAAGCTGAACctgacaaagacggaggtcctgtacttgagccggGGGGGGGACTAGGTTTGGGATTCCGGATCCctgccctcaatggggcacagcttgttcCAGTTCTGAGGgtcaagagcctgggggtgatcctggatgcctccttaaaaatggaggcacaggtcgcagcagttgttaggtcctcttttttccatctgcggcagacaaagcaacttgtcccttacttgtcaacctgtgactta
This genomic window from Eublepharis macularius isolate TG4126 chromosome 8, MPM_Emac_v1.0, whole genome shotgun sequence contains:
- the PPWD1 gene encoding peptidylprolyl isomerase domain and WD repeat-containing protein 1, with the translated sequence MASMESQRKRRHVEEKAAKKGDEPEEEDEEKEEEDQEERWVGPLPGEAVQVKKRKVLEFEHVYLDNLPSASMYERSYMHRDVITHVVCTKTDFIITASHDGHVKFWKKVEEGIEFVKHFRSHLGVIESIAVSSEGALFCSVGDDKAMKVFDVVNFDMINMLKLGYYPGQCEWVYCPGDAISSVAASEKSTGKIFIYDGRGNNQPLHVFDKLHTASLTQIRLNSVYKVIVSSDKSGMIEYWTGPSHEYKFPKNVNWEYKTDTDLYEFAKCKAYPTSICFSPDGKKMATIGSDRKVRIFRFLTGKLMRVFDESLSMFTELQQMRQQLPDMEFGRRMAVERELEKVDAVRLINIIFDETGHFVLYGTMLGIKVINVETNRCVRILGKQENIRAMQLALFQGVAKKHRAAITVEMKASENPVLQNIQADPTIICTSFKKNRFYMFTKREPEDTKSADSDRDVFNEKPSKEEVMAATQAEGPKRVSDSAIVHTSMGDIHVKLFPVECPKTVENFCVHSRNGYYNGHTFHRIIKGFMIQTGDPTGTGMGGESIWGGEFEDEFHATLRHDRPYTLSMANAGSNTNGSQFFITVVPTPWLDNKHSVFGRVCKGMEVVQRISNVKVNPKTDKPYEDVSIINITVK